A window of Verrucomicrobiota bacterium genomic DNA:
GTTCTGGCATGCCCATGAGCACCCGTTCGATCTGCTGTGGGTACACGTTCACCCCGCGCACGATCAGCATGTCGTCCGAGCGCCCGGTAATCCGCTGGATGCGCCGGTGAGTGCGCCCGCAGGCACACGGTTCGCTGACGATCGAGGTGATGTCCCGCGTGCGGTACCGCAGGATCGGCATGGCCTCGCGGCACAGCGTGGTGAGCACCAGCTCGCCCGGCTTGCCATCCGGTACCGGTTCGCCGGTTTTGGGATCCACGATCTCCATCAGGAAATTATCCTCCCACAAGTGCATGCCTTGTTTGCATTCGCATTCAAACGCCACCCCCGGTCCGTTCATTTCCGAGAGGCCATACGAGTTATAGACATCAATACCGAACGCCTTTTCAATCTTCCGCCGCGTTTCCTCGGTGTACGGTTCTGCGCCGACAAACCCCTTGCGCAGGGAGAGATGCTTGCGCGGATCAATACCTCGACTCTCCAGAAAATCCGCAAAATACAGCGCATAACTGGGCGTGGTGTGAAAGACCGTCGAGCGAAAATCCTGCATCAGCAACAATTGCTTCTCGGAATTGCCCGGCCCCGCCGGGATGACCAGCATACCGAGCTTCTCCGCCCCGTAATGCATCACCAGCGCCCCGGTGAACAGCCCGTAGGTCATCATGTTTTGCAGGATATCCTTGGTCGTAACTCCGGTGGCCACCAGGCTGCGGGCGATGAGGTCCGCCGATTGGTTCAAATCCCGCTTCGAGAAGAAGAGCGCCTTGGGTTTGCCGGTCGTGCCGCTGGAGGTATGCAACCGCAACGCCTTGCCGGGCGTGGCCACCATGCCTGCCGGGTAGGTGGCGCGTAAATCGGCGCTGGTGGTGAACGGCAGCCGGCGCGCATCCGCCAGCGTCTTGATGGTGGACGGCTTGAGGTTCAACTCCGTGAATTTTTGCTGGTAGAACGGCACGTGTTGCCCGACGCGTTTCACCGTGTCCTGCAAACGCTTCAACTGCAGCCGCTCCAGGCTGCGCCGCTTCATCGTCTCAATCTCTTGATCCCAAAACATGATGCCGTTCATTGTTCACACCCATTAGGAAACGTCAACGCTATTGGCGGTCGCGTTTACAAACTTGCATGGCCGCGTTCCGCTCGCTACCTTTTGCCCATGATCATTGGTGTCATGCGAACCCAGGCCACCGCGCCCGACCTGCTTATCCCGGTGTGATGCAGTGGTTTAACAAAGCCCCTTATGTGTATCGGCCCGCCCAGGTGCTGCGCCGCATGGGGCGGTGTCTGTGCCCGCCATCGTCTGCGGTGGTGAATGCTACGCTCCCTTGGGGAATGCCCATTACCATTGATCCACGCGAAACCATCGGTCGCACCATCTGGCATGCCGGGGTGCATGATCTCGATGTTTGCGAGGCGCTGTATCGCCTGGCTGATCCAGACGAGGTCGCCCTGGATATCGGCGCAAACATCGGTCAAATGACCTGTGTGCTGGCCTTGCGCGTGGGGGGTGCCGGTCGCGTCCTGGCCTTTGAACCGCACCCGGTGGTGTTCCAGCGGCTCTCGGCCAATCTGGCCCGGTGGCGCAACCAGCCCGGCGTGGCAACTCTGGAAGCCTTCCCCTGGGCGGTATCCGATGCGCCGGGAGAGGTGTCGTTGATCGAATCTGCCGATTTCGCGCACAACCAGGGCACCGCCACTTTGGGTGCATCTGGCATCAATTCTGCCAAGGAACATCGGGTGCGGGCTGCGACGCTCGCGGAAATCTGCCGGGACATTGAGCGGGTGGGCGTGGTCAAAATGGACGTGGAAGGGCATGAGGTCCGGGTGTTGCACGGCGGCGCGGAACTGCTGCGGCAGCACCGCATTCGCTCCGTGATTTTTGAGGACGACCTGGCGGCTGGCTCAAAGACCGTGGCTGTTTTTCAGCAGTACGGATATGAGGTCTTTGTGTTGGAATGGCGGTTTGGTGGCGTCCGGTTGCATCCCGTGCGGGAATGGCGGCCAACCTTGGCGCATGGCACCGTCCCGAGTTGCGTGGCCACCTGCGATCCGCAAGACACCTTGCGCCGCTTCGCCACCACCGGTTGGCAGGTGCTCGCCCACCGTTGAAGTTGCCGGAACATCACCCGTATCAATACGTGATTGAACATGGCGGCGGTCTGCCCGGTTGTGGACACGCCGCGTTGGGAAAACGGCCACTCTCGTTTCACGCCAGTTCAACAGGAATGCTCCCGTCAATGGGAATCGCCGCGTGTCGCTTTCCAGGGACCGCCAGCACTGCCCCGCGCACTCCACGTGCCACTCATGCTATCGCCGGTGAGCGTGGCGGTGACCGTTCGCTGCGTGTTTTTGTCCACTTGAAGTGTGCCGGACATGGTGTTTCCTTTGATTGTGCCTTGAAAGGACGCGCGCTTGCCATTCGGATAGGTGCAGTACCCCTCGACTTGGGTGCCGTGCTGGGTAAGCGCACCGGGGATCTTCTGGCTGCCATGCATGCACGTCCAGGTTCCGTTAAAATTCGGCGGCGGTGTGGCAGCGTAAACACCGACGCCAACGGCTGCGATCAATCCGGCAATCAGGAAGATTTTTATCATGGCATTGAAATCAGGTTGATGGGAAATGACTTTTCGTCCGCCGCCCGCGTTCACTCGTCGCGTGGCGGTCAAGAAGCACCGCTT
This region includes:
- a CDS encoding phenylacetate--CoA ligase translates to MFWDQEIETMKRRSLERLQLKRLQDTVKRVGQHVPFYQQKFTELNLKPSTIKTLADARRLPFTTSADLRATYPAGMVATPGKALRLHTSSGTTGKPKALFFSKRDLNQSADLIARSLVATGVTTKDILQNMMTYGLFTGALVMHYGAEKLGMLVIPAGPGNSEKQLLLMQDFRSTVFHTTPSYALYFADFLESRGIDPRKHLSLRKGFVGAEPYTEETRRKIEKAFGIDVYNSYGLSEMNGPGVAFECECKQGMHLWEDNFLMEIVDPKTGEPVPDGKPGELVLTTLCREAMPILRYRTRDITSIVSEPCACGRTHRRIQRITGRSDDMLIVRGVNVYPQQIERVLMGMPELGRNYLIVLDGLDEMTIKVELAEAGFDGQVDHLVHLEHSIVEKLRAEILTKPKVELVPPGSLPVSEGKAKRVVDKRHI
- a CDS encoding FkbM family methyltransferase, with the translated sequence MQWFNKAPYVYRPAQVLRRMGRCLCPPSSAVVNATLPWGMPITIDPRETIGRTIWHAGVHDLDVCEALYRLADPDEVALDIGANIGQMTCVLALRVGGAGRVLAFEPHPVVFQRLSANLARWRNQPGVATLEAFPWAVSDAPGEVSLIESADFAHNQGTATLGASGINSAKEHRVRAATLAEICRDIERVGVVKMDVEGHEVRVLHGGAELLRQHRIRSVIFEDDLAAGSKTVAVFQQYGYEVFVLEWRFGGVRLHPVREWRPTLAHGTVPSCVATCDPQDTLRRFATTGWQVLAHR